In the Veillonella criceti genome, ATAGTAGGTAACATAACATCTAATAAAATTAAATCAAAATTCCCTGTTAATGCCATGCTTAACCCTTCGGCACCATCATGGGCTAAGGCCACTTCAAACTGACTAAGTTTTAAATAATCTCGCTCAATTTCAGCAATCGCTTGGTCATCTTCGATAATCAAGATTCGTTTAGACACAATAGTTCCTCTTCAATGTATAGTAATAAACTAATGTATAGTAATAAACTAGCTGTTATTATTTCAGTTCTTAGTGATTATCTGCTTTAGTATAACGCGGAATCCTCATTACAATCTGTAATCCATGCGGTTCCACCTGCGCAGCATTAATAGACCCCTTCATTTGTTGTACCATCTTTTTCACAATGGCAAGACCTAGACCACTGCCTTTATGAGGATTACTACGTGCCATATCATCACGATAAAACACATCAAATAATCGTTCTAGATTAGAAGCGGTCGTTCCCGGTCCATCATCGGCTACACACACAAT is a window encoding:
- a CDS encoding ATP-binding protein; translation: IVCVADDGPGTTASNLERLFDVFYRDDMARSNPHKGSGLGLAIVKKMVQQMKGSINAAQVEPHGLQIVMRIPRYTKADNH